The following proteins come from a genomic window of Brevibacillus antibioticus:
- a CDS encoding LegC family aminotransferase, giving the protein MRQGNIVEKIGSTIKGCMPSDKAFIALHEPVFQGNEWNYVKECLDTGWVSSVGKYVDRFEEMLCEYTGVKRAVAVVNGTAALHICLKLVGVERNDEVLLPALTFIATANAISYTGAIPHFVDSCHKTLGLDPKKLGEYLQEIAEVKNDGCYNKQTGRRIKAVVPMHTFGHPVDLDTLMEVCDRFRLELIEDAAESLGSFYKGRHTGNWGRVSALSFNGNKITTTGGGGAILTNDEELGKWAKHLTTTAKLPHKWEFVHDEIGYNYRMPNINAALGCAQLERLPDLVKQKRMLATVYQQAFSTVEGVVFFSEPDFAVSNYWLNAIKLAPEWSHLRDEILQTTNEQGLMTRPIWKLLCDLGMYEGVPKMDLTVARELESTIINIPSSAFLGAAYV; this is encoded by the coding sequence ATGAGACAGGGAAACATAGTCGAAAAAATTGGCTCAACGATTAAAGGATGTATGCCATCCGACAAAGCGTTTATTGCACTTCATGAACCTGTTTTTCAAGGAAACGAATGGAATTACGTGAAGGAATGTCTCGATACAGGATGGGTTTCGTCAGTAGGGAAGTATGTAGATCGTTTTGAAGAGATGCTTTGTGAATACACGGGAGTAAAGCGCGCTGTAGCCGTTGTAAATGGTACGGCCGCTTTGCATATTTGCCTGAAATTAGTTGGTGTTGAACGAAATGATGAGGTTCTTCTCCCAGCTCTTACTTTTATAGCGACCGCAAATGCGATTTCGTACACTGGTGCGATCCCTCACTTTGTTGATAGTTGTCATAAAACGCTAGGATTAGATCCAAAAAAACTGGGGGAGTATCTCCAGGAAATTGCCGAAGTGAAAAATGATGGTTGTTATAATAAGCAAACAGGTAGACGGATAAAAGCGGTAGTTCCTATGCATACGTTTGGACATCCGGTTGATCTGGATACTTTGATGGAAGTATGTGATCGTTTCCGGTTGGAGCTCATAGAAGACGCAGCAGAATCGTTAGGGTCATTTTATAAAGGACGTCACACAGGAAATTGGGGACGAGTATCTGCGTTAAGCTTCAATGGGAATAAAATCACGACAACAGGTGGAGGTGGCGCCATTTTAACCAATGATGAGGAATTGGGAAAGTGGGCTAAGCACCTTACTACTACAGCAAAGTTACCCCATAAGTGGGAATTTGTTCATGACGAAATTGGCTATAATTACAGGATGCCGAACATCAATGCTGCTCTGGGGTGTGCACAATTAGAGAGATTACCGGATTTGGTAAAGCAAAAAAGAATGTTGGCTACGGTGTATCAACAAGCATTCTCAACTGTAGAGGGAGTCGTATTTTTTTCCGAGCCAGATTTTGCGGTAAGTAATTATTGGCTAAATGCTATAAAGTTGGCGCCAGAATGGAGTCATCTGCGAGATGAGATCTTACAAACGACGAATGAACAGGGCTTGATGACAAGACCAATATGGAAGCTGCTATGTGATCTTGGTATGTACGAGGGGGTACCGAAAATGGATCTTACAGTAGCGAGAGAGTTAGAAAGTACGATTATTAATATTCCGAGCAGTGCCTTTTTGGGGGCTGCTTATGTCTAA
- the neuC gene encoding UDP-N-acetylglucosamine 2-epimerase: MSKRKICVVTGTRAEYGLLYWLMREIQEDQDLQLQIVATGMHLSPEFGSTYRIIDQDGFNIDEKVEMLLSSDTPVGIATSMGVATIGFANAFERLKPDIVVVLGDRFEILACAQAAMVARIPIAHLHGGERTEGVIDEAIRHAVTKMAHLHFVAADEYRKRVIQLGERPERVFNVGAIGVDQIKNLHLLNKKEFENSIQFELGPVNFLVTYHPVTLNKEGSECYVHEIFTALDEFPDAKIIFTKPNSDTDGRVISRMIDEYVHRNSQRAAAYTSLGQLRYLSAINHCNLVIGNSSSGLIEVPYFKKPTINIGNRQQGRIKPFSVIDCIESSIEIKEAIHKGLSESFQVSIQNMTSPYGEGDVSSKVKNVLKQVNLEKLLVKSFHDIGGVF, encoded by the coding sequence ATGTCTAAAAGAAAAATATGCGTGGTTACAGGGACTCGTGCGGAATATGGCCTTCTCTATTGGTTGATGAGAGAAATCCAAGAAGATCAGGATTTGCAGTTGCAAATTGTGGCGACCGGTATGCATTTATCTCCGGAGTTTGGTTCTACCTATCGAATCATCGATCAAGATGGATTTAATATTGATGAAAAGGTTGAAATGCTACTGTCAAGTGATACGCCAGTGGGAATTGCAACATCCATGGGAGTAGCTACGATTGGTTTTGCCAACGCCTTTGAAAGATTAAAGCCAGATATTGTTGTAGTCCTGGGGGACAGGTTTGAAATTTTAGCGTGCGCTCAGGCAGCTATGGTAGCCCGTATACCTATCGCCCATTTACATGGTGGAGAGAGGACAGAGGGAGTAATCGATGAAGCGATTCGCCACGCTGTTACAAAAATGGCCCATCTACATTTTGTTGCTGCAGACGAATATAGAAAAAGGGTTATTCAATTGGGAGAAAGACCTGAAAGAGTGTTTAATGTAGGAGCAATAGGAGTTGATCAAATTAAGAACCTCCATTTGCTCAATAAAAAGGAATTTGAGAACTCCATTCAATTCGAATTAGGCCCGGTAAACTTTCTAGTTACCTATCATCCTGTCACTCTTAATAAAGAAGGCTCTGAGTGCTATGTCCATGAAATATTTACAGCACTAGATGAGTTTCCAGATGCGAAGATAATATTCACCAAACCAAATTCTGATACTGACGGTCGAGTAATCTCTCGTATGATTGATGAGTATGTGCATCGCAATTCGCAAAGAGCAGCGGCTTATACCTCATTGGGGCAACTCAGATATTTAAGCGCAATCAATCATTGTAATCTTGTAATCGGTAATTCATCTAGCGGATTGATTGAAGTACCGTATTTTAAAAAACCAACTATTAATATTGGCAATAGACAACAGGGGCGGATAAAACCGTTTTCTGTTATTGACTGTATAGAATCTAGTATCGAAATTAAAGAGGCAATTCATAAAGGACTTTCAGAATCGTTTCAGGTAAGTATACAAAATATGACCTCTCCCTATGGTGAGGGAGACGTATCCAGTAAGGTTAAGAATGTACTAAAACAGGTAAACCTTGAAAAGTTACTTGTAAAATCTTTTCACGATATTGGTGGCGTATTTTGA
- the neuB gene encoding N-acetylneuraminate synthase — MNKTFIIAEAGVNHNGSLDLAKELVYRAAEAGADAVKFQTFHAEKIISKYADKADYQKKTTGNDETQLEMVKRLEMDQRMHEELVKCCKESRIQFLSTPFDLESVDLLANEIKVDQLKIPSGEITNAPLLLKAAQTQLPIILSTGMSTLGDIEDALGVLAFGYLFDKNEELSKDQFEKAFFGAEGQRVLREKITLLHCTTEYPAPYEDVNLRVLETLQQAFGLTVGLSDHTAGIAVPIAAVACGARVIEKHFTLDKNLPGPDHKASVEPDELKQMIDSIRQVEKALGISTKLPTMSEWKNRGIVRKSIVASRSIKKGELFSDENLTTKRPGTGISPMHYWEWIGKVATRDYEADEMLQP, encoded by the coding sequence ATGAATAAAACATTTATCATTGCTGAAGCAGGTGTAAACCACAACGGCTCCTTGGATTTGGCAAAGGAATTAGTATATCGTGCTGCAGAAGCAGGTGCAGATGCTGTAAAGTTTCAGACGTTTCATGCCGAAAAAATAATTAGCAAGTATGCTGATAAGGCTGATTATCAAAAGAAGACGACCGGAAATGATGAAACACAATTGGAAATGGTAAAAAGACTAGAGATGGATCAGCGTATGCATGAGGAGCTTGTGAAATGTTGTAAAGAGAGTCGTATTCAATTTCTCTCAACGCCATTTGATCTTGAAAGTGTCGATTTACTGGCAAACGAAATTAAAGTCGATCAATTGAAAATCCCATCGGGGGAAATTACAAACGCTCCGCTATTGCTAAAAGCTGCTCAAACGCAGCTCCCCATTATTCTTTCAACAGGTATGAGTACACTGGGAGATATTGAGGATGCCCTTGGAGTTCTCGCATTTGGTTACTTGTTTGATAAAAACGAAGAACTGTCCAAAGATCAGTTTGAAAAAGCCTTCTTTGGGGCAGAGGGGCAACGAGTACTGCGAGAAAAAATTACGTTACTGCATTGCACAACGGAGTATCCTGCTCCATATGAGGATGTTAATTTGCGAGTTTTAGAGACCTTGCAACAAGCATTTGGATTAACTGTCGGCTTGTCTGATCATACTGCTGGGATTGCTGTCCCAATTGCAGCTGTAGCTTGCGGTGCTCGTGTTATTGAAAAGCATTTCACATTGGACAAAAATCTGCCTGGGCCAGACCATAAGGCATCGGTTGAACCTGATGAGTTAAAGCAAATGATAGATTCTATTCGTCAAGTCGAAAAAGCATTAGGAATTTCGACAAAACTCCCAACTATGTCAGAATGGAAGAATAGAGGGATTGTCAGAAAAAGTATCGTAGCTTCCAGATCAATCAAAAAGGGTGAGTTATTCTCAGATGAGAATCTCACCACCAAACGTCCGGGAACAGGCATTTCTCCGATGCATTATTGGGAGTGGATCGGAAAGGTTGCCACTCGTGATTATGAAGCTGATGAGATGTTACAACCATGA